Genomic window (Streptomyces yatensis):
ATGCCGCCCGCCCCGGACACCGTCGCACTGCTCGCGCTGCCCGAGCAGCTGCGGCGCTATCTGCGACGGCTGCTGCCCGCCGAGCGGCAGGCGGCCCGTGCGCTGCGGCCGATGCTGGCGCAGCTCGCGGGGGTGCCGATGCCCGCGCAGAAGCTGTACGAGACGGCCGAGCGCTGGGAGCGGGAACTGGCCGCCGTCCAGGGGGTGATCGAATCCGAGGCCACGACGGTACGGCTGGTCGTGGAGCCCGGGCCGCTCGCCGACCGGGCGCTGCTCACCGCCCGCGCCGGTCTGGCGCTGCACGGCTGCCGGGTGGAGGCGGTGATCGCGAACCGGCTGCTGCCCACCGGCACCTCCGACCCGTGGCTCGCCGCGCTCTCCGGCCAGCAGCAGGACGCGCTCAAGGAGCTGTACGAGCAGTGGGCGCCCGCCGTCCCGGTCCGTGAGCTGCCGCATCTGGGCCGCGATCCGCACGGTGTCGGCGATCCGCACGGTGTCGGCGACCCGCACGGTGTCGGCGACCCGCGGGGCGCGGAGCCGCGGCCCGGGGAGGACGGTGGGGCCGGTGGGGACGGTGGGGAAGCCCAGCGCGCCCCGGCCGGGCTCGCCGCGCTCGCCGGGGCCGTCGGGGCCCCCGGGGCGCGGCCCGACCGCCCCGCCCCCGACCCCTGGACCGTCGAGGACCGGCTGGCCGACGACGGGGTGCTGCTGTGGCGGCTGCCGCTGCCCGGAGCCGACCGCGACGGGCTCGGGCTGGTGCGCCGGGGCGACGAACTGATCGTCTCCGTCGGCCCGTTCCACCGGGTGCTGCCGCTGCCGTCCGCCCTGCGCCGCTGCACGGTCTCCGGCGCCGGGCTGCGCGACGGATGGCTCCAGGTGCGCTTCACCCCCGACCCCGACCTGTGGCCGAAGCGGCTCTGACCGCGGCTCCGGCTCCGGCCGGTCCGGGTCCCCGGCTCCGGCCGGTCCCCGGCTCCCGTCCTGGCCGGTCCCGGGCTCTGACCCCGCCCCCCTCCTTCGGGTAACGTCGGTCACAAGCCCGGATGAACGTCACCGGGCAGCCAGCATTCCCCGCCGCAGGAGTTCGCCATGAGCGATGCCACCGAGCGCCCCGCAGAGCCCCCGCTCACCGATGTACCGGTCACCGAGCTGGATCCCGACGCCTGGGAGCAGGCGTGTGCGGAGGACCTCGCCGCCGAGCGGGCCAGGCGGCGGGCCCGGCAGACCGCCGAGGAGCCGGGGAGCGTCGCCGAGGAGTT
Coding sequences:
- a CDS encoding ArsA family ATPase, with amino-acid sequence MRTVLVTGTGGAGRTTVAAATALAAAREGQRTLLLTADPDGTPEALLGIRALRTAPGRPADRLPWSVPVELAPGLWAARIITDEWFRGELTALQDRGHGLLDLLGATPLDGEELTALPGVESIALLRALRAAQTAPPGTGWDVLVVDMPPAPDTVALLALPEQLRRYLRRLLPAERQAARALRPMLAQLAGVPMPAQKLYETAERWERELAAVQGVIESEATTVRLVVEPGPLADRALLTARAGLALHGCRVEAVIANRLLPTGTSDPWLAALSGQQQDALKELYEQWAPAVPVRELPHLGRDPHGVGDPHGVGDPHGVGDPRGAEPRPGEDGGAGGDGGEAQRAPAGLAALAGAVGAPGARPDRPAPDPWTVEDRLADDGVLLWRLPLPGADRDGLGLVRRGDELIVSVGPFHRVLPLPSALRRCTVSGAGLRDGWLQVRFTPDPDLWPKRL